A window of Candidatus Dadabacteria bacterium contains these coding sequences:
- the cysC gene encoding adenylyl-sulfate kinase — protein MERFVIPHQHEITKEDRRRLNGHGSLILWFTGLPSSGKSTLANEIEKELIQRNHRTYILDGDNVRMGLCKDLGFSAEDREENIRRIGEVSKLFMDAGVLVLSAFVSPYRADRDAIRELVEEGEFVEVFVDCSVEQCEQRDVKGLYKKAREGVIKGFTGIDDPYEEPSSPEIVVDTEKHTIEECKQQILNYLVARDVVNMG, from the coding sequence ATGGAAAGGTTTGTTATTCCCCATCAGCATGAAATCACTAAAGAGGACAGAAGAAGGCTGAACGGCCACGGTTCTCTGATTCTATGGTTCACCGGGCTTCCGAGTTCCGGAAAATCCACTCTTGCCAACGAAATCGAAAAAGAACTCATACAGCGAAACCACCGCACCTACATACTGGACGGAGACAATGTCAGGATGGGCCTCTGCAAGGATCTTGGTTTTTCCGCCGAGGACCGCGAGGAGAATATAAGGAGAATAGGGGAGGTGTCGAAGCTTTTCATGGACGCGGGAGTTCTTGTCCTCTCCGCCTTTGTTTCTCCTTACCGCGCCGACCGTGACGCGATAAGGGAGCTTGTTGAGGAAGGAGAGTTCGTCGAGGTATTTGTCGACTGCTCCGTTGAGCAGTGCGAGCAGCGGGACGTAAAGGGGCTTTACAAGAAGGCGAGAGAGGGTGTTATAAAGGGATTTACGGGAATTGACGATCCGTACGAGGAGCCCTCAAGCCCAGAAATCGTGGTCGATACGGAGAAACACACAATCGAGGAGTGCAAGCAGCAGATACTCAATTACCTGGTCGCGCGCGATGTGGTGAACATGGGATAA
- a CDS encoding glutamate-5-semialdehyde dehydrogenase, with the protein MSPAELICGIAENSRKASRTLASAPSSQKNDFLLRFAELLVKETDNLLSENAKDVSDAEEKGLSAALVDRLRLNPSRISSLADGLREIAELPDPVGKISAKWDRPNGLSVERKRIPLGVIGIIYESRPGVTADAAGLCVKSGNSVILRGGSETIRSNLAISRLMADSLSQSGLSPYTAQVVPVADRNVVTEMLKLEDKIDLIIPRGGEGLIRFVAENSRIPVLKHYKGVCHVYVDEHADLGMAEEICRNAKVQRPGVCNSMETMLVHSSVARDFLPAAIERLEEEGVTIKGCENTRKLVPHVAPAEEEDWYEEYLDLVLNVRVVSTIDEAIDHIQTYGSMHTDAIVTKHAENSSKFIKEVDSSAVMVNTSTRFNDGFQLGLGAEIGISTSKLHAFGPMGLEELTTSKFVVTGTGQVRN; encoded by the coding sequence ATGAGTCCTGCCGAGCTGATCTGCGGTATTGCGGAGAATTCAAGAAAAGCCTCAAGAACCCTGGCTTCCGCCCCGTCTTCCCAGAAAAATGACTTTCTCCTGCGCTTCGCGGAACTTCTGGTAAAGGAAACCGATAATCTGCTCTCTGAGAACGCGAAGGACGTTTCCGACGCCGAGGAAAAAGGTCTCTCGGCCGCCCTCGTGGACCGCCTGAGGCTTAACCCCTCGAGGATAAGTTCCCTGGCCGACGGACTGCGGGAGATAGCGGAGCTTCCCGACCCCGTGGGCAAGATATCGGCAAAGTGGGACAGGCCGAACGGGCTTTCCGTCGAGAGAAAAAGGATTCCCCTGGGCGTTATAGGAATTATCTATGAGTCAAGGCCGGGCGTTACGGCCGACGCCGCGGGACTCTGCGTTAAATCCGGCAATTCCGTAATTCTCCGCGGCGGCTCTGAAACGATAAGATCGAACCTCGCCATTTCCCGGCTCATGGCCGATTCCCTCTCCCAAAGCGGTCTTTCGCCGTACACAGCCCAGGTCGTCCCGGTCGCCGACAGGAATGTCGTGACCGAAATGCTCAAGCTTGAGGACAAAATAGATCTCATTATTCCCAGGGGAGGGGAGGGGCTTATAAGGTTTGTCGCGGAGAACTCAAGGATTCCGGTTCTTAAGCACTACAAGGGGGTCTGCCACGTTTACGTGGACGAGCATGCGGATCTCGGGATGGCCGAGGAGATCTGCCGGAACGCGAAGGTCCAAAGACCCGGAGTGTGCAACTCAATGGAGACAATGCTTGTGCACTCCTCCGTGGCGCGTGATTTCCTGCCGGCCGCAATAGAGAGGCTTGAGGAAGAAGGAGTCACAATAAAGGGTTGCGAGAACACCAGGAAACTTGTTCCCCACGTGGCTCCGGCGGAAGAAGAGGACTGGTACGAGGAGTATCTTGACCTTGTCCTTAACGTAAGAGTCGTTTCGACGATTGACGAGGCTATAGACCACATACAGACTTACGGCTCCATGCATACTGACGCCATAGTTACGAAACACGCTGAAAACTCTTCGAAATTCATAAAAGAAGTGGACTCCTCCGCGGTCATGGTCAATACGTCGACCAGGTTCAATGACGGTTTCCAGCTGGGTCTTGGCGCTGAAATAGGCATAAGCACTTCAAAACTGCATGCGTTCGGCCCAATGGGGCTTGAGGAACTGACCACTTCGAAATTCGTGGTAACGGGAACTGGTCAGGTAAGAAACTGA